The segment CCACCGTGGCGGATCTTGGTTCGACTCCCAGCGGGGTCGCGtcttgattatatatatatttttgataatggaaaacgtttttccggaaaccaggaggttttttttttcatacagctTACTTCCGTTCCCGCCTACCCACACATTCCATCAATGTTCCATCACTATCTCATCGCCCCTTCACCGTCTCTGGTGACGTCGATGTAGACGAGACGTAAGGCACTATTTCACCTCCCTTTCATTCATTCAATCTTTCGTTCTTTCagccatccatccatccattaattaatttcaaacCGACATGCTGGCTGTGATAGtggaactttaatttttaatattacgcTTCGCCCACCAAAGGGAGTTGGAGAGTTTTGcgccattattttagttatagAAAAAGTTACTGCTTTGAGAgatatgttttataatttaagtaTAGTTGCCGGTTACCTGTCACCTGtagttataattaatattatatttacttattGTGTCAGACTCTTTTGCCAGTACTTCATTCTTGTGCTTAATTGCAGTTGGTGCCTGGGTGAATGTATTACGTGTTACGtgattgagtttctttcagggacACGTCCACAGTCGACACACAAATAATAGCGATTTTGAGCAGAGGCAAACGCGTAATTTATGGCCCTTACAAATAAagcgatggcttctcttgaagTCAGTTGCCAATTATCAGAAGAAACCTCTGGCGCGAAGATACTTTATTGCTGTTTAGCGAGTATTTTATTTACAGCATTTTATGTACAGTAACAGGCATATAATACAATTAATAAAGACTGTATTAATGTTTtcttgtgtccatacaaaattgGTCGAACTCCACTAAATTTACCTCGAAATCAGAAGAAAATGTCCTCAGTAATACATAAAATTTCTTGATGAGCACTTAATTATTTGGAACTGTATATCTATGCATTTTCTTTTAGTGtcattttttacaatgttttgtcTGTGTATTTTAACAGCTATTTGTTCATTATTAGTATCAAAATTACAGTAATATCTATGTTAGAGATGATACTTGCTAGGTGTTTTAAGTTAAGCAACCGAATTAGTTGTCAATTTGTTTGGCGCACTATTTAAATGGCATGTTAACTTCTGTTATTTGCTGGAATTGTTTTGAAAAAAGGTTTCTTCCACCTTTATGAATAAATGTGTAACATAATTTGGTTTTGTCCATTTTATGGCCTAACAGATATCCCAGCTGTAAGAACAACTCTTCATTGGTTCAACAGATCAATGGAAATATCTTAAGGTTGATCTAGGAAGGATTGATGTGGTGATGTGGTGTAGCCCCCGCATGTCAATGCTTAGGGCCAGCTAACTCCACACGAATCCCTATGTATGGTACGTTCGGTGGCAATCCCGCAATTTTATCTTCTCGGATATGAATAACCCGAGGGTGCGACAAAAGACACTATCACTCAGGCAGACATAGAATAGGTTATTAGAGAGAATCTTGGAGCACAAGCCAAAATCAGAAAAAGAGGAAGAAaaccatttagtataacttttgactctgagAAGCTTCGACGTTCTattaggtttcaatcgtcagctctcgtcaaaatctatcgattgcacatataaaacattagtgtataatagttacagtgaatatatattgtgttaaaaaatatatataatcaaaaatatatcatgtcggcctatacgcaacttcttagtgttcaaacatgattataatatacataaaatagcgtattttataatttgtatagaaaatattacctgttacgtacaggTATTCACGTACatcacacggccgtgtccatgatacATTCacacccaatttttttattgacagttttagtttactacatacctACTTTACTTTTACATAAAATCCCATTCAGTTCCGAGCACTTTTGGTAACGCTGCACCAGTCTATTTAACCTCTCTGCACAGAAGTTCACTGCCTGGGAATAGAACGGACGCCTAGGTCATAGGCATCTTGAGCTTCGAATACGCAGTgagtgtagcctaagtacaggcgcttgGTAAACTTCTCCGAAAAAGgtttaagcaatctccgtactcTAGTCGAAAAATGACGGCTACCGTGCTTTGAAACGGGAAAAGGGTCATATTTGATTGCTTTCATGAAACTTGGGTTAGAAAAATCAGCAAACATTACGtaattacgattgtcaactggtttaattttcaGGCGGCGAACTTTGATGCAGAtgagttaaagaaactggtgcagcgttacaaaaagtgcttggaactgcaTTGAATTATGTGGAAAAATGAATTATATGTAGTAAAACTGAGAAAAAATTTaccaaaagtttatttttttacgttaatacttctttaaaattgcttacagttacatatctatcatctccatccaaaatttaattacaccattgaatagctaaaggatcaaagaattcgttacgctaagtaaggactgtgacgcatcgcgcgcggtggagggggaagcgcagccattttgaggtcattttgctgcgtttagatATTTCCATTtcgtataacttttgactcggagaaactacgacgttcgtttaggtttcaatcgtcagctctcgtcaaaatctatcgattgaatATACGggacattagtgtaaaatatttacagtgaatgtatatggtgttaaaataaaaatatagcgtATTTTCTATTTCGTATAGAAAATAcgacctgttacgtacacgtattcaagaacaacacacggccgtgtaaATGATACAGCCACacccttttttttaatgaccaaacggtctTTACTTTCTGGATATTCCTCGTATTTAAGAAGTGTCACTACCACAATTTGATTTCAAGATTGTGGGAAGGATTAACGTAACAAATTTATGGTAGCTGTCGCGAGGCATCGCGCCGTGTCTCGCCGTTCCGTATCTTGTCTGTTGTGTGTGTGCCTAGCCTCAAGAAGAAAACGTGAAACATGGCTTCGTGAAAATGCCATTGTTAAGTGTCGCTCTCCTTAAATATATCATAGTGCGTAGTCTGAATAAGCTTTAAATAAATTGCAAATATGTCCAATATTAAAACCGATtagtataggtttttttttcggaCAATGTTTATAAACTTAACGCTATAAATGTTAAAaaccaagcaattttttttattgaattgctTTGCCTACTTCGACTGGAAAACTAAGTAGTTCATTATCGCTTTGCATTTGTGGTCCAGGACAAGAGAaagtaaatattatgttaataGCTAGGTAAACGAAATTCTTTAAATGATGAAATTCTGTTTCTagccttaaaaataaaatatttacggtGTGGCATCTGCAAAGTTAGgtataaatatacattaaattCGATCAAGAGTTCCGtggttcaattttttaaatttctacaaaaaaattatggaatcATACAAAAAAAACCGGGTGAAGGCGAGACGTAAGCATCAGCATCCAGATTTATCGACCCGAAATGCAGATTTATATATGGGTGAATTTCTACTTCGCAATTGTCAATCCAAAGCGTAGTTTTTGATCTTGCTGTAAGActctttttcaataatttttaggCTGTTAATATTTTGTAGTTTGCTTGTGTTAGGCTTTTTAAAGTATATGTTATAATTTAGAGGAATTCCTGAAGTTTATAGTCATTGGCTATTAGAAACAGTTTTCATCGTAAAAGTCATCGAttggaattgaatttttttttaaaaaaaatcgaagtgaCTATAACTGTAATAATGTTGTTTTGGACTTTGACAATTTCTGTAAGCGATCTCTTTCATCCAGTTTCAATGTTTTACTTAAAACAATTGGGCACGGCTGAAGCCTTTACGGCAAATCAGTTCCTATTCTCTCCCACTGAACTTGTGACGAAGTTAACGATTGCAGGAATCTAGAGTGTTTGGTGGGGAGTAAACCTCTACCGCCTTGTTCAGGCGTTTCGCCGGTGGTCCAGAATGTCATCTCGCGAGATGAAGCAAGACGCCCTGCTTGTCAGAGCTGAGCGAGGTTCCACTCACCTGGACCAAGTCTCGCGCACCCCTGCAGGGCCCGCCAACGGACAAGTGGACAAAGGGAATGCCATCCAGCCAGTCCACTACCAACCTTGTGAACTTTGCTCACGAAATTCGTGGATTAGAAATCTCTAGACTAGTCGTTTCCAAACTTTtgcagctggcgacccacctttccttataggagtacctccacggtctatcggccCATGGTGGAGTATAAAAAACCTAATtatatcgtatcccttccttatgtacgagggctgttttttttccaacctccgaaaggctatataaaaaaaggaaatttacgtaaaatagtaattctaccaccaaaagtacagtagggtcttacttattttaatacataaaagccaaaactatcgaggcatttgtcatatcgtaacacaagcttgtCTATGCATGTTTAGAAGAaattagccgccagtgaatagagataacaggacaagtgccttatctcccgctccctcacgacaccactgtgaggcgggtggactaattgtgCGGAGTATTGTGCCTCATTATTCATTttcttgcgatttttttttttaaaggtttctgGTTAATATTTAGTACCGCCATATTAAGTACCTATAACTTAACCGTTACGTGAATTTTAAGAtgggaattattttaataacattccttgtaAACAAATCTTGTTCAATGCTGGGCTTAACGatttttacaagtattttttcCCTTTTATCACAGCAATTTCTAATTGTTTTGATATTTCCGTCTTGTTTCTTGATGCTAATCGTTATCTGCGTTTAATGGTGActagcaacgtttacgattccaatagcgaattctagtggcgggcgcaGTAAGTATGCAAGTGATCGGCATTCAGAAATTTTGGTGTTTGAAAAGCTAATATTTTGTTTACTAATTTATCACGCACGGCTTCATTTTAAGTATTCCATGGTTATATTTAGAATCTTTTTTCATATTATAAAAGATAATCGTAGCATGAAAACGAATTTTCTAGCTACagagattaaattttttatatatcattGCGATTCCCGAAATATTCCGATAAATTTTaggtttaaaatttttcaatgacgttataatgttaatataaaacaaaatatgtttgttaaaATGTTCATTCTGGTGATTTTTTCTTTTCTCCTTTTTATTCCTTgttaagataataaaaataaaaattaaatacctttaGTCTATTCctccactgaagtggacaatttatatttGGTACGTGAAGTTTATCAAACCTTTTTAATGTCCAGAGTACCACATACATACATTATAGAGAACATAATTTATGCATttgaacaaaaattgttttactttaCTTTAATATATTTAGAGCGTAAAATTATCAACACACAAAAAGTGttactataaaaaatttaattagttatatCTTAGATATTGGTAGTGTGCAAGGGTTCATGAAACTAATGAAGAGACGACTCTTATAAACAGttcattttatttcttataaatGATCTCTAAACTCTTACTATCCACAGTCTAGATAAGCAAGGTACAGTCTGCATATCAAAATTTAGCAGAGTCGAAGCTTCCACCTTTTGAAGTGTTTCGTAGTGACttgtttcattttctttttaCCAGCCTGCCTTCCAGACTTGATTATCATACAGGTAAACCATATATCAAAATAGCAAACATTTCAATTCTTTAGTAGAAGAATCTCAATTTTGTTgattttcgtggattcattctgtaaatttaaaattgcctgaatgattaaaaaaaagtatttgtggcATTTGTATGAGTTCCCACTATATTCAACGTCAGATACAGACAGGTTTTTTTATGGGGTAACTTTTTTAAGCAGCCTTACGCTAGaaatagtttatttataaatcttAATTTTCCATTTAGATAACAGATATAACTCTTCCCTTGTACgttttaaaagcaaaataattacaatacacacattcatttaaaatatctgtaatgaaaacaaaaaattgacacaaaTTTATTCAGCAAGTCGCTTCGACACTGCACTGCAGAAGTTAGCATTGAAAACACAAACATTTGTTTCTTAATGTGCAGAAAAACTGTGACGTGAGTCtccaattatgtttttttaatctttattgtACTTTTATAAACACGGTGACAACTATATACAAGACAACTCCAGTGAGTATTAAAATTACAGACCGTAGTACTATAACTACACAAATTCAACATTCACTAAAAATTTATCTACGTAAATAGTGAAAAAGTACATACTTTGTGAAAAACAACTATATAAAAGCGTAAaactttataacatttaaaatattttacataaataaacaaatttaaatttaaaacatgataAAATATCACTTGGTGATTCAGTACGTAAGTTTTACTGAATGTAAAAAATCTGGACAACCAACAGGTATATCCTAGAGCGTGCATGAGCACCAACGACGCCTTAAAGGTACGCAGTAGAATACAAACACTATAAAACTACACGTGTGAATATAAAAACCACCATCTACAGGGGACTTAAAGAGAACAAGGGGGGTGGGAAAGGAAGTCTCCAACTTGCGTGTGGGGGAACATCGAAAATCCAAGGAAGATACCGTCCGCCCACCAGATCTTAAAATctcctaattaaatgcaaaagtgtaggggaagaagaaaaaaaacaactacgTCGATACAGAGCAGTAGCTGCACACAGATGTAAGCCACTGTCTTTACACGCCGAGTTGGCTTCTGTCACGAGTTTCCAGGTCATTTACAATTTCACTGAAGGATTTTGGTGTGATTTTTGTGTAGAGAAAATGGTTTTTTTGAGAAGTTTCAACACAAAAATGCTTAAGAGCCTTAAGTGTTAAAAACAGAATTGCAGGTCAAAGGATTTCAAGTAAGAGCAATGACCAAGAAACCACGGCGCGCGCGTGACTGAAGAGCCTTAACGGGGCGACGTCCGGCTCCCGACGCAAGAAGACTGGGCGCGTGAGGTGAAGAGCCTTAACGCGCCGGCCTCAGGGGACTGCCGACTCCCTcgcgcgggactccgccgccTTGGCAGCGGCCCCTGGACTCGTCGGCAGGTCCAGCTCTTGCGGGCGGTCCGGGGTTGCGGAGAAGACCAGCCTGTAGCCCGACGAGGCGACGGCAGCTCCCAGCATGGGGCCGGCCCAGTAGATCTGCCAAAACACCCGGCCGCCACCGGACCATCTCTCAGCGGCGCGCGAAAACCACTCCCATTCTCACGCGCCACGTCTTAATTCCGATTTTAAAACTACCCTTGCATCTGTTGCTATCGCGTCAGTATATTCACGTACTGCACTACAGTGTACGTAAAAGGTTGCGTAATCATTgcttgcacacattttttttacgcCCTTCAtattaaactaaatatattttttttaattatttgtgatagaaagaatttttaataaaatactaaaaattgtttaataactACATAATTAAAAACTCAGATGGCGTTCCAAGAGCCTTAAgattgggaagcctaagatgcccATAAAGTtatgccattcccgattacacccgaacaattcaccttcggcaaacttcggagtattgtttttgtaaatgtaaacgggaagcctttttttccacagacgagagagcaaaacgcccgatcgtgcatcttcggttccTCTATATAATACAACTTGCGGAGATACGAAATTATTCCAACACGTTTACGAGAAATCGCCTTTTATTCATTAACATACTCATGATAataaatggtcaattaggttaggttagctacattataaatactttaaaacatcgtggacgtttgatttggttaggatagcaacATTAAAGAtagtgtgaaatcatgtaaacggtttcctagcgctggatagctacatattagaaagttatttgctaagcacccataaaatgattttacagtatttttaatgtagctatacttacctaatataaccaaccatccacaatgttttaagtatttataatgtagctaacctactgaataattctttaaattacttattGCTTATTTTCTGTACATCGCTTAAACAATTTTTCCATTCGACTAAATTCACGTGCCATTTTTACACTCCAAACATTAATAAACAATGCccgtgtttttattttgaatttacaaaaacaaaactccgaagtttgccgaaggCTAATTGtccgggtgtaatcgggaatggcagaactttatgtgcatcttcgGCTTCCCCTTAAGATTCAACGTACGCTTACAACCAGCTAGGAACAATGTATAATTCGGTTAAGTCATTAAGTTATTAAATCTCACCTTGCAATTTACTCTTTAAAACAATCACCTTAGTGAATATTTAATTGCTCGTGTACTAATGGCACAGCATTTTTGTCCAATGAGTGTTGTTGGAACAGGTAAATTTCTTCGAGCAATAAACTATTTAGAGTACGGAATAAAATGTCAACTTAACATTACCAAGGTCGTtcagtaaaatttacttttaaagtgTCAAAAGTTTTGAACTTTCAGTTTAGATAATGCTTATCCGTTATAATAAAATAACCAGCTAATTCTAAATGCAACATAAATTACGCTGAAATTTATGTTGTGTCTGAAATGAAAAATCAGCTGAAATTTAGGTTATCGTACGGCCTTTAGAGATTAGAATAATAAATGTCACTTTGTACGAGTATGACAGAATAATCGCTAACGCACGAACCGTCAATGTAATGGCACACTCGACAGCCAGATACGTGGTTATTTTTAGGTTTTATGAAGTTTACCAAACTGCTCAGTAAAACATTTACAAGATTTCAATCCAATGCTGGACTATGTAGTCCACATAAAACTTGAGAAAACTTTCAGTACACGCAACTATAACAATCTTTACCTACCTTAAATCACATCATACCATAAAATGTATAATACCAAATTTTAATAACTTcccaaaaaaattcacatttccTATCATACGTAATAGTATGAATTCACGTCATGCATAATGATATTGATTTAATAaaccaaaatattacaaaatttctcTTAATTCAGTTTAACTTTAGTGATTGACGGCTTGTAACAAGAGAATTCTACAAACTCCTTAAGACTACGTTTAAATCCacgatgtccataaaagaatgtcctagtttcaattttatagttttaaaattttaattaacactATTTACAACGAATCATACgccaaatttaaggtaaacttagtttttcttacaaatgttagaCATTTTCAATATGCGAACCTCTATACCTCCAACATTAAGTCCCATTCTTCACTccctttggttaacaagtccggagaaatggaagcaatagcccATTAAATTCTGAGTATTAACTCTGGCAAttcattaggtagcagcggaacgttGACACTATCATTTATAAAACCCCAAAGGCAAAACAAAttctcatggcgttatgtcaggtgaatttggaggccagcgaaaaaagagctgTCATGTCGATCATTAGGTCCATTCATAGTCTTGTGGTTTTTAAAGCATGCAGAAACTGTAACCGGTAATGGACTTTCCAACGAAACGCACgttgtaacagaaaaaaatcgcTTTACGCTCAGGATACGCCATttaactagatggcgctgcaagcgagaaaactaACAAGGCACAGTACTCGcgcgggaagccttttcacagactagagaggcaaacgcccgatcgtgcatcttcaggttttttttttttttttggttcattgtaaataaatatggcggtgttgataaaagtatactaatggtcagtcaggttaggttagctacattataaatactttaaaacattgtggacggttgatttggttaaaatagctacattaaagatccggaaaaaaaaagccatgaacttcggggaacttcgggtgtggctctctcgtctgtgaaaagaaggcttcccgtactCACGCATGCTCTTATCTAAAACTTACTCCTTTaatgtgaccttgaaccaacaatTTACAACGTTTGTACCCGATATTAAAATGCATAACTGGCACATTCTTTCATGGACACACTGTGTAATAGTTTTACATGGAACCTGCTCTTACCCAGTGGTGTTCCCAGCGGTTTGTCCACACAGCAGGCCCCAGAGTCCTGGCGGGGTTCATGCTTGCCCCAGTCATCGGCCCCTGCACACGAACAAATCTTCATCATCTTCAAGTAGTGTACAAGTATCGGGCAAAGTCGCTGTCCGAGTTTGGTTTGTACGCTCGCTTCTAAACTAAGTGAAATGAGTTTTGATGTggttttttttaccattatttagagaatttcttccggAAGATGATGTGTGCGTCATAAATtcgcattaaatttaaaaatattggagAAATCTCAATTTATGCAAACAATTCGTAAACAGATGCTTTTAGGGTGCTAACATTGCTTATGCTGTACGCAGCTATATTTAACTCTACCTAGAAACTATATCTGAGTGTTCATGAgcaaaccattgtttttttttaacaccgaACATTTGAGTACTTGAAACTATTGAGTACTTACTAAAAGTAATTTACGCCATAAACCCAAATCTCATTTGTGCGGAGCTGTGGCGGTTACTACTTAATACACTAAATGTTACTGGTCTCTCACAGTATAGCGCAATAAGCCAATGTAGTTGGGACGACATATATGATTTCAATACTCTAccacaaatgtaattttccctaatttctagAGCTAAAAATGTTGAAGTAATCTAGAAAATTAATCCCGCAAGTAGATACAATTCTCAAATAATCCAATAACTTCAAGTGGTCGATTTTATTTTGGCCACGTAAAACCCTTATATCTTAATACTTTGTATCTATTTCTGTTTAAAGAATCTTATGTTAGCCACAAGAACGTTTGTTTAATTATGTAGACCAAGACCAGAATTAGATTTAACATTGTTATGATACCCTAATATggatacttttatatttttaaaaaataacataatttgaATAATCTCTGCAGGATATTTTGTACTCCTATGTGTAATATAGCCTTAAATTAGTTTCATAACTAGTAACTTAACTACTTAAGTctcaatttaatataatttagaaCTACTCACATGTAATAAGACAGCAATGTCGAGGAAAACTCGAAAAGTTCTTTTATCAATCAAAGTATATCTGTAATGACCCCATTATTTCCTTAAAATCACTAAATAATCTAATATATATGCTGTACCTACAGCCTTGGCACTACGATGTACAAGTTGGCAACTTAGGTATTACAAACCAGATAGGATTAAAATCGACAATTTCAGTTGTCTGTTCATCgcgaaaaaaataagttaaatacaaCCATATATGCAGACTTAGGGTTAAAGTTCACAATTTTGATGTTAATGTAAGATGTTTCTTGTCAAGAAAGATAATGGGAACAGAGAAAGCACTGAAGGCAACACTAAGCATCCGGATATATAACTAAAATATTTCCTACAACCACCGTTAAAATTctgtcgtaaaaatattttattatattaatggtAATGCGGCGCTACGTTCACTGCTGCCCCGTGTGCTCGGAGTGACATGCGGCGCTACGTTCACTGCTGCCCCGTGTGCTCGGAGTGACATGCGGCGCTACGTTCACTGCTGCCCCGTGTGCTCTGAGTGACAGGCGGCGCTACGTTCACTGCTGCCCCGTGTGCTCGGAGTGACATGCGGCGCTACGTTCACTGCTGCCCCGTGTGCTCTGAGTGACATGCGGCGCTACGTTCACTGCTGCCCCGTGTGCTCGGAGTGACATGCGGCGCTACGTTCACTGCTGCCCCGTGTGCTCGGAGTGACATGCGGCGCTACGTTCACTGCTGCCCCGTGTGCTCTGAGTGACATGCGGCGCTACGTTCACTGCTGCCCCGTGTGCTCTGAGTGACATGCGGCGCTACGTTCACTGCTGCCCCGTGTGCTCGGAGTGACAGGCGGCGCTACGTTCACTGCTGCCCCGTGTGCTCGGAGTGACATGCGGCGCTACGTTCACTGCTGCCCCGTGTGCTCGGAGTGACATGCGGCGCTACGTTTACTGCCCGTGTGAgggcgattggaaatggcgaatcttatttcccggttctcgaaacccatgttgggcactggtgtcaggcatgtaaaagaccccatctttctcctaaccaggaccacaCCCTAACGGGATTATATGcatgggggagtattgatgaatgaggtgtgaacctaatgtgCATGCCCGTGTTCGGAAGGGCACTCAGTAGTCACCAGGATGGAGGAGACGGCGATGATAAGGAAGGCGAACTTGAGCGCGACGGAGTCCTGGCGCGCGGCGTTGCGGTCGTCCCAGCACGAGCACACCATGAGGACGAGGAAGGCGGTAGCCACGCCCTCCAGCACCAGTGACTGCGGCAGGGACAGTCCCTCGTGCGGCGCAGTCACGCACAGCGCGCAGCACGACCCGTTGGGCGCCGCGTGGCTGAGCACGTGCAGCGGTACCAGCACCTGCGGCGCGCCGACACCAGACACCCGAGTGCACCGTGCATCATCTACATCGTCACACTACTGCATACGCGGTACTTCTTGGGAAACAGCTTCAGCGAATATTTAGACTGACcggtaaatatattttgtaaatttagcaAAATGGTACAAGATTCttcagtattatctttgaaagatttgtgcaatgggagtgcatgacttgatgtaggcttttggacatacgccattgtttagcacatgtatgtctgtagaagaaaactacaaaaaaaaataaacactcattgtgttgtcatcatttgtgtttttttttctcgttctgttagtccagttttctttgtttttctttgtttgttgaccatattcctgttgtggagtattgtgtggcgttaaatcctgacaacagcaattttatcttaatttgcttttttgtcatgtgttttttgtagttttcttttacacaCGTACATgcgctaagcaatggcgtatgtccaaaagcctacatcaagtcaagatTCTTCAGTGTTTCGACTATTTCATTTTATAATCTGTTTATATAGTCAACTTTTGCGGTCCAAAACAGTCTGACTACGTATAACACAAAATATAAAGATaaaacattactaaaatattaaacatgaacAATACAGTAACATTATAATTTTAGATTCAGGAGTGACGAGCAATTTGAGTTTGGCTATTATCGTTGGTAAAGCTAAGACATTTAATTTGAATATCGTTATATAAGTTTGAATGTCCGGCGAGGCAATggccaaaaaaaataatggaaaagcTGGCACAAAAATGCTACACATAAATAAGCTGAATTAGTAATTAAATATGTTTGATTACggagtaaatttttatttcaatattttatatcCCATGTCTTATTTTCCCGCGCCAACAATTTTTGTACCTCGTCAAAGGCAGCCAGGGGcacaacaacaagggggggggggggggctcaagaatattttgcccccccccccccccttttctgaaaccttgaagtgggggtaaacgggggcaaagacagtgctgtgtaatcaatttttagataataaaactgctttaaatcaccattttccaccttgaaatacaaattttcccgggggaggacccccggaccctacgcttcaatag is part of the Bacillus rossius redtenbacheri isolate Brsri chromosome 8, Brsri_v3, whole genome shotgun sequence genome and harbors:
- the LOC134534898 gene encoding aquaporin-4-like isoform X3: MVFFICMSGVVGLSDERLSGFQQAVAAGCTVSVVIQIFGHISSAHFNPAVTLAAVVLGKVSLPMAGVYLLAECGGAIVGYGFMQVLVPLHVLSHAAPNGSCCALCVTAPHEGLSLPQSLVLEGVATAFLVLMVCSCWDDRNAARQDSVALKFAFLIIAVSSILGPMTGASMNPARTLGPAVWTNRWEHHWIYWAGPMLGAAVASSGYRLVFSATPDRPQELDLPTSPGAAAKAAESRARESAVP
- the LOC134534898 gene encoding aquaporin AQPAn.G-like isoform X1 produces the protein MTVRRSIEDRDGGVRAAMMGARKRLESWREGGVCWSVAATIALAEFLGTALMVFFICMSGVVGLSDERLSGFQQAVAAGCTVSVVIQIFGHISSAHFNPAVTLAAVVLGKVSLPMAGVYLLAECGGAIVGYGFMQVLVPLHVLSHAAPNGSCCALCVTAPHEGLSLPQSLVLEGVATAFLVLMVCSCWDDRNAARQDSVALKFAFLIIAVSSILGPMTGASMNPARTLGPAVWTNRWEHHWIYWAGPMLGAAVASSGYRLVFSATPDRPQELDLPTSPGAAAKAAESRARESAVP
- the LOC134534898 gene encoding aquaporin AQPAn.G-like isoform X2, with translation MVVPLPTHFAASFAGARKRLESWREGGVCWSVAATIALAEFLGTALMVFFICMSGVVGLSDERLSGFQQAVAAGCTVSVVIQIFGHISSAHFNPAVTLAAVVLGKVSLPMAGVYLLAECGGAIVGYGFMQVLVPLHVLSHAAPNGSCCALCVTAPHEGLSLPQSLVLEGVATAFLVLMVCSCWDDRNAARQDSVALKFAFLIIAVSSILGPMTGASMNPARTLGPAVWTNRWEHHWIYWAGPMLGAAVASSGYRLVFSATPDRPQELDLPTSPGAAAKAAESRARESAVP